Proteins encoded together in one Streptomyces umbrinus window:
- a CDS encoding RNA polymerase sigma factor has protein sequence MTPEPSEPSADAPSHAIETVFRIESPRIIAGVARIVRDVGIAEELAQDALVAALEQWPREGVPGNPGAWLMATAKHRAIDLVRRRERYARKLVEMGRDLEASAPHGHVDEPADPDDIDDDLLRLVFTACHPVLSAEARIALTLRLLGGLTTVEIARAYLVPEATVAQRIVRAKRTLAAKAVAFEVPYGPEREARLGSVLEVIYLIFNEGYAATAGDDLLRPALCEDALRLARVLAELMPKEPEVHGLAALLEIQASRSVARTGPSGEPVLLKDQQRSRWNRLLIRRGFAALARAEAVSTGGGPGPYVLQAAIAACHAHAYTYEETDWARIATLYGLLAARTPSPVVELNRAVAVSMAEGPEAGLAIVDALVGEPALRGYYLLPSVRGDLLVRLGRVEEARGEFERAASLTRNERERGLLLGRAEECG, from the coding sequence GTGACACCAGAACCATCAGAACCATCGGCGGACGCCCCCTCCCACGCCATCGAAACCGTCTTCCGTATCGAGTCGCCCCGCATCATCGCCGGGGTCGCGCGCATCGTGCGGGACGTCGGGATCGCGGAGGAGCTGGCGCAGGACGCGCTGGTCGCCGCGTTGGAGCAGTGGCCCCGGGAAGGGGTGCCCGGCAACCCCGGGGCCTGGCTCATGGCCACGGCCAAGCACCGGGCGATCGATCTCGTACGGCGGCGTGAGCGGTACGCGCGCAAGCTCGTGGAGATGGGGCGGGACCTGGAGGCGTCCGCGCCGCACGGGCACGTGGACGAGCCGGCCGATCCCGACGACATCGACGACGACCTGCTGCGACTCGTCTTCACCGCCTGTCATCCCGTGCTGTCCGCCGAGGCCCGGATCGCCCTCACCCTGCGGCTGCTCGGCGGGCTGACCACCGTCGAGATCGCCCGTGCCTATCTCGTCCCGGAGGCGACCGTCGCCCAGCGCATCGTGCGCGCCAAGCGGACGCTCGCCGCGAAGGCCGTCGCCTTCGAGGTGCCGTACGGGCCCGAGCGCGAGGCCCGGCTCGGGTCCGTACTCGAAGTCATCTACCTGATCTTCAACGAGGGGTACGCGGCCACCGCCGGCGACGACCTGCTGCGTCCCGCACTCTGTGAGGACGCCCTGCGACTCGCGCGTGTACTCGCCGAGTTGATGCCCAAGGAACCCGAAGTGCACGGGCTGGCCGCGCTGTTGGAGATCCAGGCGTCCCGGTCCGTCGCGCGCACCGGTCCGTCGGGCGAGCCCGTACTGCTCAAGGACCAGCAGCGCTCCCGGTGGAACCGGCTCCTCATCCGCCGCGGGTTCGCCGCCCTCGCCCGTGCGGAGGCCGTGTCCACGGGTGGCGGTCCTGGGCCGTATGTGCTGCAGGCCGCGATCGCCGCGTGCCACGCCCACGCCTATACGTACGAGGAGACGGACTGGGCGCGGATCGCCACGTTGTACGGGCTGCTTGCCGCCCGGACTCCGTCTCCGGTGGTCGAGCTGAACCGGGCCGTGGCCGTGTCCATGGCCGAGGGGCCCGAGGCGGGGCTCGCCATCGTGGACGCGCTCGTCGGCGAACCGGCGTTGCGTGGCTATTACCTGCTGCCCAGTGTGCGGGGGGATCTGCTGGTGCGGCTCGGGCGGGTGGAGGAGGCGCGGGGGGAGTTCGAGAGGGCGGCATCGTTGACGCGGAACGAGAGGGAGCGGGGGCTTTTGCTGGGGCGGGCGGAGGAGTGCGGGTAG
- a CDS encoding dipeptidase, translating into MADLQDELQATAEAGELDRPDVEGEFEPGVLEDERGPAVDAGPEADEGDAAEDPLVRAHALLAAHPVADGYSGLPWALRHLPWYDLELGESTIDTDVPRLREGHVAALFWSLHLPEGLVGERAVGATLEQLDLVRTVVEAHPEGLRMAHSAAQVTDARNCGRVAVLLGPAAAAALDDSLGILRALHALGLRVLTLSGASWAGENGLTRFGEEVVRETNRIGVLVDLSGASDATVRRALTISKSPVVFTRSAARALRLHPANLPDDVLVELGITKGLCLVPLTAEQTGPSVRDVADHLDHVRALAGPECVGLSGTYDSGAAHPQDLSDASGYPRLVAELLGRGWSESDLALLTWGNVQRVLRSADFMARAARSRREPSTAKIAEMDG; encoded by the coding sequence ATGGCAGATCTGCAGGACGAACTGCAAGCAACCGCCGAGGCCGGCGAGCTGGATCGCCCCGATGTCGAGGGGGAGTTCGAGCCGGGTGTTCTTGAGGACGAGCGGGGTCCCGCAGTCGATGCCGGACCCGAGGCGGACGAGGGGGACGCGGCCGAGGACCCCCTCGTCCGCGCGCACGCCCTTCTCGCCGCCCACCCCGTCGCCGACGGCTACAGCGGTCTGCCGTGGGCGCTGCGGCACCTGCCCTGGTACGACCTGGAGCTCGGCGAGAGCACGATAGACACGGACGTGCCCAGGCTGAGGGAAGGGCACGTGGCGGCGTTGTTCTGGTCGCTGCATCTGCCCGAGGGCCTCGTCGGCGAGCGGGCGGTCGGGGCCACGCTGGAGCAGCTCGACCTGGTGAGGACCGTGGTGGAGGCCCATCCGGAGGGCCTGCGGATGGCCCACAGCGCGGCCCAGGTCACGGACGCCAGGAACTGCGGGCGGGTCGCCGTGCTGCTCGGCCCCGCGGCCGCCGCCGCGCTGGACGACTCGCTGGGCATCCTGCGCGCACTGCACGCCCTCGGCCTGCGCGTCCTCACCCTCTCCGGCGCCTCCTGGGCCGGCGAGAACGGGCTGACCAGGTTCGGGGAGGAGGTCGTACGCGAGACGAACCGCATCGGCGTGCTCGTCGACCTGTCCGGCGCCTCCGACGCGACCGTCCGCCGCGCCCTCACCATCTCCAAGTCCCCGGTCGTCTTCACCCGCTCCGCCGCCCGCGCCCTTCGCCTCCACCCGGCGAACCTCCCCGACGACGTGCTCGTCGAGCTCGGCATCACCAAGGGCCTGTGCCTCGTACCGCTGACCGCCGAGCAGACGGGCCCGTCGGTACGGGACGTCGCGGACCACCTCGACCACGTACGCGCGCTCGCGGGGCCGGAGTGCGTCGGCCTCTCGGGTACGTACGACTCCGGGGCCGCGCACCCCCAGGACCTGTCCGACGCCTCGGGGTATCCGCGCCTCGTCGCCGAACTCCTCGGCCGCGGCTGGTCCGAGTCCGACCTCGCCCTGCTCACCTGGGGCAACGTCCAACGCGTCCTGCGCAGCGCGGACTTCATGGCTCGCGCGGCCCGCAGCCGCCGGGAGCCGTCGACGGCGAAGATCGCCGAGATGGACGGGTAG
- a CDS encoding cupredoxin domain-containing protein, protein MRSKDTGERRRRAPAGNRALLVAGLGAAFAAVLSLGLLQATAGSASTTDTAAGAAQAPAAAAAEAQPAAAAAADHQVDIMGNKFGDGKQLVVKVGETVQWTNHDTAPHTVTTTKGPKKFDSGTLEKGDSWSYTFTTAGTYEYYCAVHPDMVASVKVVADDSGSTGGSTGGSGSGGTSGGSTGGSSGGTSGGSTGGSGSGGTSGGDTGGTSGGSSGGTSGGSTGGGTGGGDGGDEQCASVQDVLLPILQHLNAAHLERSPGEQVQDALALDSYIKMHTVWVESILTPATEGGGAVVDDTLGVLLQHVNSAHLEESLGQQVTDLLNPDSYVKMHTVWAEHMLAPTTGYLTSSC, encoded by the coding sequence ATGCGCAGTAAAGACACCGGCGAACGGCGCCGCCGGGCGCCCGCCGGGAACCGCGCCCTGCTGGTCGCCGGCCTCGGCGCCGCCTTCGCGGCGGTGCTCAGCCTGGGGCTGCTTCAGGCGACGGCAGGTTCGGCGTCGACGACCGACACGGCTGCGGGCGCGGCTCAGGCGCCCGCAGCCGCGGCGGCCGAGGCCCAGCCCGCGGCAGCCGCCGCTGCCGACCACCAGGTCGACATCATGGGCAACAAGTTCGGCGACGGGAAGCAGCTGGTCGTCAAGGTCGGCGAGACCGTCCAGTGGACCAACCACGACACGGCCCCGCACACCGTCACCACCACCAAGGGCCCGAAGAAGTTCGACTCGGGCACCCTGGAGAAGGGCGACTCCTGGTCGTACACCTTCACCACGGCGGGGACGTACGAGTACTACTGCGCGGTGCACCCGGACATGGTGGCGTCCGTGAAGGTCGTCGCGGACGACAGCGGGTCCACCGGTGGGTCCACCGGCGGCTCCGGGAGCGGCGGTACGTCCGGCGGCTCCACGGGCGGCTCCTCCGGCGGTACGTCGGGGGGCTCGACCGGGGGCTCCGGCTCGGGCGGTACGAGCGGGGGTGACACCGGCGGCACGTCCGGAGGCAGCTCCGGCGGAACCAGCGGTGGCAGCACCGGTGGCGGCACGGGCGGTGGGGACGGCGGCGACGAGCAGTGCGCCAGCGTCCAGGACGTACTGCTGCCGATCCTGCAGCACCTCAACGCCGCGCACCTGGAGCGTTCGCCGGGTGAGCAGGTGCAGGACGCGCTGGCCCTCGACTCGTACATCAAGATGCACACCGTCTGGGTCGAGAGCATCCTCACGCCCGCCACGGAAGGCGGGGGCGCGGTCGTCGACGACACCCTCGGTGTGCTGCTCCAGCACGTCAACTCGGCGCACCTGGAGGAGTCGCTCGGCCAGCAGGTCACCGATCTGCTCAACCCCGACAGCTACGTGAAGATGCACACGGTCTGGGCCGAGCACATGCTCGCCCCCACGACGGGCTATCTGACCAGCAGCTGCTGA
- a CDS encoding copper resistance CopC/CopD family protein, with translation MTSRPRLLAPFLVLLTALLYVLAGAAPASAHTELVRSTPKDGTELGKAPAHLTLTFDEPVELSDVRVMTLDGDRLPVSRAPRGGADTVRAALPDIAPKSGDLALTWSVVDEEDGHASSGRLTFGLGTAAAPAAAQDRGDEAAPVPSPSVRHGLVAARWAGYLSLALFIGGIAFVALLWPRGASEPRARAMLALAWTCGLLSTVVALGLQGAYAELGGIRDALSASAYTNVLSTGPGLALAARGLLWVLAAVVLSALLQGGGRTARSPGWRVGALAVSLGLLRATGMTGHNSEGTAPTWGALADLVHLLGASLWIGGLAMLAVAVLPRRDPDELALVVPGYSKLAGASVAAIAVAGLVLAWQVVGSYDALLHTSYGQLLLVKTGVLALVLFAAWRSRQWVRTRLELAVLLRGEAATVRPFGYSVAAETGLVLVVLAVTSLLVTADPGR, from the coding sequence GTGACATCCCGGCCCCGCCTCCTCGCTCCCTTCCTCGTCCTCCTCACCGCCCTCCTGTACGTCCTCGCCGGCGCGGCGCCCGCCTCCGCCCACACCGAGCTGGTCCGATCGACTCCCAAGGACGGCACGGAACTCGGCAAGGCGCCCGCCCACCTCACCCTCACCTTCGACGAGCCCGTCGAGCTGTCCGACGTACGCGTGATGACGCTCGACGGCGACCGGCTCCCGGTCTCCCGAGCCCCGCGCGGAGGCGCCGACACCGTGCGGGCCGCGCTCCCGGACATAGCTCCGAAGTCCGGTGACCTCGCCCTCACCTGGTCCGTCGTCGACGAGGAGGACGGGCACGCGTCCTCCGGCCGGCTGACGTTCGGCCTCGGTACGGCGGCGGCGCCCGCCGCGGCCCAGGACCGCGGCGACGAGGCCGCCCCCGTGCCCTCCCCCTCGGTGCGGCACGGCCTCGTCGCCGCTCGCTGGGCCGGGTATCTCTCGCTGGCCCTGTTCATCGGCGGCATCGCGTTCGTCGCACTGCTCTGGCCACGCGGGGCGAGTGAGCCGCGGGCACGGGCGATGCTCGCCCTCGCCTGGACCTGCGGGCTGCTCTCGACGGTCGTAGCACTCGGACTGCAGGGCGCGTACGCCGAGTTGGGCGGCATTCGCGACGCGCTCTCGGCGTCGGCGTACACGAACGTGCTCAGCACCGGGCCGGGTCTCGCGCTCGCCGCCCGCGGGCTGCTGTGGGTGCTCGCCGCCGTGGTGCTGAGCGCGCTGCTCCAGGGCGGAGGCCGTACGGCACGCTCGCCGGGCTGGCGGGTGGGTGCCCTCGCCGTGTCGCTGGGACTGCTGCGCGCGACCGGGATGACGGGTCACAACTCCGAGGGCACCGCGCCGACTTGGGGCGCGCTGGCCGACCTGGTGCATCTGCTCGGAGCGAGTCTGTGGATCGGCGGTCTGGCCATGCTCGCGGTGGCCGTGCTGCCGCGCCGGGACCCCGACGAGCTGGCGCTGGTCGTGCCCGGCTACTCGAAGCTCGCGGGCGCGTCGGTGGCGGCGATCGCCGTGGCCGGGCTGGTGCTGGCCTGGCAGGTCGTGGGCTCGTACGACGCCCTGCTGCACACCTCGTACGGGCAGTTGCTGCTGGTCAAGACCGGTGTGCTGGCCCTCGTTCTGTTCGCCGCGTGGCGCAGCCGTCAGTGGGTGCGTACGCGTCTGGAACTCGCCGTGCTGCTGCGCGGCGAGGCCGCCACCGTGCGGCCCTTCGGTTACTCGGTCGCGGCGGAGACGGGGCTCGTCCTCGTCGTGCTCGCCGTGACGAGTCTCCTGGTCACGGCCGATCCCGGCCGCTGA
- a CDS encoding YciI family protein: MPRYLSMIRIDEQNAPAEGPSDELMARMGELIEEMTKAGVLLDTSGLKPTAEGTRVRWEGGEMSVTDGPFTEAKEVVGGYAMLQAKDKAEAVEWTKRFLQIHEAHWTVTCEVREIVEG, encoded by the coding sequence ATGCCTCGCTACCTGTCGATGATCCGTATCGATGAGCAGAACGCGCCCGCCGAGGGGCCGAGCGACGAGCTCATGGCGCGGATGGGGGAGCTGATCGAGGAGATGACGAAGGCCGGGGTGCTGCTGGACACCTCCGGGCTGAAGCCGACCGCGGAGGGGACGCGGGTGCGGTGGGAGGGCGGGGAGATGTCCGTCACCGACGGGCCGTTCACCGAGGCCAAGGAGGTCGTCGGCGGGTACGCGATGCTGCAGGCCAAGGACAAGGCCGAGGCGGTCGAGTGGACCAAGCGGTTCCTCCAGATCCACGAGGCCCACTGGACGGTGACCTGCGAGGTACGGGAAATCGTCGAGGGCTGA
- a CDS encoding helix-turn-helix domain-containing protein — MGFLSEQSPIAWRYCGHQFKMWRQEAGVSREDVGKESNYSPDTITSFERGARRPTPRLLAIGDELFGARGKLKAAAQYLEPEKFPPRTQDFMDCEADAIALQWYETLLIPGLLQAESYVRALLGAHYPPLDDETIESRVAARLERQHLLVRKPTAYFGFVFEEIALRRPVGGAATMREQCQRLLEVGRLRNVSVQVLPTDRGAHAGLNGPMVLIETPEREHYAYEEGQAVSMLHSGSEDLSNLTQRFGMIRTQALSTEESARFIGKVADEW; from the coding sequence GTGGGGTTCTTGAGTGAGCAGTCGCCGATCGCGTGGAGGTACTGCGGCCATCAGTTCAAGATGTGGCGGCAGGAGGCCGGGGTCAGCCGCGAGGACGTGGGCAAGGAGTCCAACTACTCGCCGGACACGATCACCTCGTTCGAGCGTGGCGCCCGCAGGCCGACACCCCGGCTGCTGGCCATCGGGGACGAACTGTTCGGTGCCCGGGGGAAGTTGAAGGCGGCGGCGCAGTATCTGGAGCCGGAGAAGTTTCCGCCGCGCACGCAGGACTTCATGGACTGTGAGGCGGACGCGATCGCCTTGCAGTGGTACGAGACGTTGCTGATCCCTGGCCTGCTGCAGGCCGAGTCCTATGTGCGGGCGCTGCTCGGCGCCCACTATCCCCCCTTGGACGACGAGACGATCGAGAGCCGGGTGGCGGCCAGGCTGGAGCGGCAGCATCTGCTGGTCCGCAAGCCGACGGCGTACTTTGGGTTTGTTTTCGAGGAGATCGCGCTGCGGCGCCCTGTGGGAGGGGCGGCGACCATGCGGGAGCAGTGTCAACGGCTCTTGGAAGTGGGGCGGTTGCGGAATGTCTCCGTCCAGGTGCTGCCGACCGACCGGGGTGCGCATGCCGGTCTCAATGGCCCCATGGTGCTGATCGAGACGCCCGAGCGCGAGCACTATGCGTACGAGGAAGGGCAGGCGGTCAGCATGCTGCACTCCGGTTCGGAGGATCTCAGTAATCTGACTCAACGCTTTGGCATGATCCGGACGCAGGCTCTCAGTACGGAGGAGTCGGCACGGTTCATCGGGAAGGTGGCTGACGAGTGGTGA
- a CDS encoding Uma2 family endonuclease, with protein sequence MTPSTADQPQMLVEEFEELARNAPELVQLEFINGKVVVKPVRDGNHSEIIVWLQQVCRQHRPELWLYAERELKIEEYRKGRAKSDGVLAPRKHFVGTGEWAEPDGVLMTVEVTSRDRDTNQRDRVDKPHGYAAAEIPVYLLVDRDTNSVTVYADPEKGEYRSVTSRAFGVAIDLPGPVGFTLETDELKEFAY encoded by the coding sequence ATGACCCCCAGCACCGCCGATCAGCCCCAGATGCTCGTCGAGGAATTCGAGGAGCTCGCCCGCAATGCGCCCGAGCTCGTGCAACTGGAGTTCATCAACGGAAAGGTCGTGGTCAAGCCTGTGCGGGACGGCAACCACAGCGAGATCATCGTGTGGCTTCAGCAGGTGTGCAGGCAGCACCGGCCCGAACTCTGGCTGTACGCCGAGCGGGAACTCAAGATCGAGGAGTACCGGAAGGGGCGGGCCAAGTCCGATGGTGTTCTGGCTCCCCGTAAGCACTTCGTCGGTACGGGTGAGTGGGCCGAGCCGGACGGTGTCCTGATGACTGTCGAGGTCACCTCCCGTGATCGGGACACGAACCAGCGCGACCGCGTCGACAAGCCCCACGGCTACGCGGCCGCGGAAATCCCCGTCTACCTTCTCGTCGATCGGGACACGAACAGCGTCACCGTGTACGCCGATCCGGAGAAGGGGGAGTACCGCTCGGTCACCAGCCGGGCCTTCGGTGTCGCGATCGACCTCCCGGGCCCCGTCGGTTTCACCCTGGAGACCGACGAGCTCAAGGAGTTCGCCTACTGA
- a CDS encoding LacI family DNA-binding transcriptional regulator yields the protein MTRPNPAVAQSATLAEIAREAGVSAPTVSKVLNGRADVAPSTRTRVEELLRNHGYRRRRAEASRSPLIDLVFHELESAWAMEVIRGVENVARDEGLSVVLSESAGRLTPGRTWADQVAARRPHGVVLVLNGLDESQRALLTSRSIPFVVVDPAGDPGDDVPSVGATNWQGGLAATRHLADLGHRRIGVISGPSRMMCSRARLDGYRAALDTAGLPADPALIRTGDFHHESGYREGLELLKLPDRPTAVFAGNDLQALGLYEAARELGLRVPDDLSIVGFDDLPVARWVGPPLTTVRQPLTEMAEAAARLVLDLGRGERPSAATRVELATSLVVRSSTAAPAGEGREAYFGAR from the coding sequence ATGACTCGCCCGAATCCCGCTGTAGCCCAGTCGGCGACACTCGCCGAGATCGCCCGCGAGGCGGGAGTCTCCGCTCCGACTGTTTCGAAGGTGCTCAACGGCCGTGCCGATGTGGCCCCCTCGACCCGCACCAGGGTCGAGGAACTGCTGCGCAACCACGGCTATCGGCGCCGCCGGGCCGAGGCGTCCCGGTCGCCGCTGATCGACCTCGTCTTCCACGAACTGGAGAGCGCGTGGGCGATGGAGGTCATCCGGGGCGTGGAGAACGTGGCGCGGGACGAGGGGCTGAGCGTGGTCCTCTCCGAGAGCGCGGGCCGCCTCACGCCGGGGCGCACCTGGGCCGACCAGGTCGCCGCCCGCCGCCCGCACGGGGTCGTCCTCGTCCTGAACGGGCTCGACGAGTCCCAGCGGGCGCTGCTCACCAGCCGCTCGATCCCGTTCGTGGTGGTCGACCCGGCGGGCGACCCGGGCGACGACGTGCCGTCCGTGGGCGCCACCAACTGGCAGGGCGGCCTCGCGGCCACCCGTCACCTCGCCGACCTCGGCCACCGGCGCATCGGCGTGATCAGCGGGCCCTCGCGGATGATGTGCAGCCGCGCCCGGCTCGACGGCTACCGCGCGGCGCTCGACACGGCCGGGCTGCCGGCCGACCCCGCGCTCATCCGCACCGGCGACTTCCACCACGAGAGCGGCTACCGGGAGGGTCTTGAGCTGCTGAAGCTCCCCGACCGTCCGACGGCCGTCTTCGCGGGCAACGACCTCCAGGCCCTCGGCCTGTACGAGGCCGCCCGCGAGCTGGGTCTGCGCGTACCGGACGACCTCAGCATCGTCGGCTTCGACGACCTGCCGGTGGCCCGCTGGGTCGGCCCCCCGCTGACCACCGTCCGCCAGCCGCTCACGGAGATGGCCGAGGCGGCGGCCCGGCTCGTCCTCGACCTGGGCCGCGGCGAGCGCCCCTCGGCGGCGACCCGGGTGGAACTGGCCACGAGCCTGGTGGTGCGCAGCAGCACGGCGGCACCGGCGGGGGAGGGGCGGGAGGCGTACTTCGGGGCGCGGTGA
- a CDS encoding LCP family protein — translation MSGEDEHGGGGAGTPGAGRQRSRRARLFRAAGIALGCALVVSLAGAAWAYWHLNQNIKSVDIDSALGDDRPAKSMTTPSPYGAASPSPLPSGALNILVLGSDSRDGKRNKELGGGSSGGARSDTAMVIHLDEGRTKATVVSIPRDTLVTRPSCPRESGGSTSVSYGAMFNSAYSVGGPVCAVKTVESMTNVRMDHYIEIDFAGFADLVDALDGVTVTTDEDISDEDSHLELEAGTHHLDGTQALALARTRHGIGDQSDLGRIGLQQQLVKALLDQVDTTNLLTNPTRLYRVADALTDSLTTDTGLNSLTELMSLGQSLNSLSSATTETVMMPVVPAPSDPNRVVANEPEASELWESLR, via the coding sequence GTGAGCGGAGAAGACGAGCACGGGGGCGGGGGCGCCGGGACACCCGGCGCGGGGCGGCAACGATCCAGACGGGCACGGCTGTTCAGGGCGGCGGGAATCGCGCTCGGCTGCGCTCTGGTCGTCTCGCTGGCCGGTGCGGCATGGGCGTACTGGCATCTGAACCAGAACATCAAGAGCGTCGACATCGACAGCGCGCTGGGCGACGACCGCCCGGCGAAGTCGATGACGACGCCGAGCCCCTATGGCGCGGCCTCCCCCTCCCCGCTCCCGAGCGGCGCGCTCAACATCCTGGTCCTCGGCTCCGACTCGCGGGACGGCAAGCGGAACAAGGAACTTGGCGGCGGCAGCAGCGGCGGGGCCCGTTCCGACACCGCGATGGTCATCCACCTCGACGAGGGCCGGACGAAGGCGACCGTCGTGAGCATCCCGCGCGACACGCTCGTCACGCGCCCCTCCTGCCCGCGGGAGTCCGGCGGTTCGACCTCGGTGTCGTACGGCGCGATGTTCAACTCCGCGTACTCGGTCGGCGGGCCCGTCTGCGCGGTCAAGACCGTGGAGTCCATGACGAACGTCCGCATGGACCACTACATCGAGATCGACTTCGCGGGCTTCGCCGATCTGGTGGACGCGCTGGACGGGGTCACGGTGACCACGGACGAGGACATCTCTGACGAGGACAGCCACCTCGAACTGGAGGCGGGCACCCACCACCTCGACGGTACGCAGGCCCTGGCCCTCGCGCGCACCCGGCACGGCATAGGCGACCAGAGCGACCTCGGCCGCATAGGTCTCCAGCAGCAACTGGTGAAGGCCCTCCTCGACCAGGTCGACACCACGAACCTCCTCACCAACCCCACCCGCCTCTACCGCGTCGCCGACGCCCTCACCGACAGCCTCACCACGGACACCGGCCTCAACTCCCTCACCGAACTGATGAGCCTCGGCCAGAGCCTGAATTCCCTCTCCTCCGCCACGACGGAGACGGTGATGATGCCGGTGGTCCCGGCCCCGTCCGACCCCAACAGGGTGGTGGCGAACGAGCCGGAGGCTAGCGAGCTTTGGGAGTCGCTGCGGTGA
- a CDS encoding VOC family protein — protein MAVAELGTVVLDCPDPRALASFYAGVLGGTVETEGEADWVDLRLPGGRTLAFQAAPGHVPPKWPAPDGSQQFHLDLTVEDLDSAEKEVLALGATVLEAGDRGRGWRVYADPAGHPFCLCAC, from the coding sequence ATGGCTGTCGCCGAACTGGGCACCGTCGTTCTGGACTGTCCCGACCCCCGCGCGCTCGCTTCGTTCTACGCCGGGGTGCTGGGCGGCACCGTCGAGACCGAGGGGGAGGCCGACTGGGTCGACCTGCGGCTGCCCGGCGGACGGACGCTGGCGTTCCAGGCCGCCCCCGGCCACGTACCGCCGAAGTGGCCCGCGCCCGACGGCTCCCAGCAGTTCCATCTGGACCTGACGGTCGAGGACCTGGACTCGGCGGAGAAGGAGGTCCTGGCGCTGGGCGCGACCGTGCTCGAAGCGGGGGATCGGGGGCGGGGGTGGCGGGTGTACGCGGACCCGGCCGGGCACCCGTTCTGCCTCTGCGCCTGCTGA
- a CDS encoding CGNR zinc finger domain-containing protein, with protein MNDRAPAPGGLALLQSLVNTLDIESGADALDTAEGRAGLGLAAADVEAARELRESLRAVCLAHAGHPAHREVRPLDELLASAPLVVTVSAADGSATLRPADPAALTSRVAAAVAESLTAGTWLRLKACEAPDCHWAYYDRSPAGRGRWCSMSVCGARAKMRRYRAR; from the coding sequence ATGAATGACCGCGCGCCCGCACCCGGCGGGCTGGCCCTGCTCCAGTCCCTGGTGAACACCCTGGACATCGAGTCGGGTGCCGATGCCCTGGACACGGCGGAGGGGCGCGCGGGGCTGGGCCTGGCGGCGGCCGATGTGGAGGCCGCGCGGGAGCTGCGTGAGTCGCTGCGGGCCGTCTGTCTCGCGCACGCGGGGCATCCGGCGCACCGGGAGGTACGCCCCCTCGACGAGCTGCTCGCTTCGGCCCCGCTCGTCGTCACGGTCTCCGCGGCGGACGGCTCGGCGACCCTCCGGCCGGCGGACCCGGCCGCCCTCACCTCCCGGGTCGCCGCGGCCGTCGCCGAGTCCCTCACCGCCGGTACCTGGCTCCGCCTCAAGGCCTGCGAGGCGCCGGACTGCCACTGGGCGTACTACGACCGCAGCCCGGCGGGGCGCGGCCGCTGGTGCTCGATGTCCGTCTGCGGGGCACGGGCGAAGATGCGCCGCTACCGAGCCAGGTAG
- a CDS encoding cupredoxin domain-containing protein: MSAGWRGRRVPPGPAAFAALSPLLSALSVLSVLVLLVPLLLLWAAPGSASAATYRVAMKGYAFSPAALTVPVGSTVTWTNQDTAPHDVKTTSGPASIHSPMLQKGQSWSFTFTTAGSYGYYCTVHPDMTARIVVRAAPTPAAPTHTHTGSDDHGSGTGAGTGAGTGTGSGTGHHEAPTTSAASPAGRSKSPAPAKSPSAPPTSAPAAAAAPSTAGPAATPQAMEPTASARPLDGLLVLAGVVAGVAVLCLLLVGSRSAAREGRDSP, encoded by the coding sequence GTGAGCGCGGGATGGCGGGGGCGGCGCGTGCCGCCGGGGCCCGCCGCGTTCGCCGCACTCTCCCCACTACTCTCGGCGCTCTCCGTACTCTCCGTACTCGTCCTGCTGGTACCGCTGTTGCTGCTGTGGGCGGCACCCGGGTCCGCGTCGGCGGCCACCTACCGGGTGGCGATGAAGGGGTACGCGTTCAGCCCCGCGGCTCTCACCGTCCCGGTGGGCTCCACGGTGACCTGGACCAACCAGGACACGGCCCCGCACGACGTGAAGACCACCTCCGGCCCGGCCTCCATCCACTCTCCGATGCTGCAGAAGGGGCAGAGCTGGAGCTTCACGTTCACGACGGCCGGGTCGTACGGGTACTACTGCACCGTGCACCCGGACATGACGGCCCGGATCGTGGTCCGGGCGGCACCGACGCCCGCGGCGCCGACCCATACGCACACGGGGTCGGACGATCACGGGTCCGGGACGGGAGCTGGGACCGGGGCCGGGACGGGCACCGGGTCCGGGACCGGGCACCACGAGGCACCGACGACTTCGGCAGCCTCTCCGGCGGGGCGTTCCAAGTCGCCGGCTCCCGCCAAGTCCCCGTCCGCGCCGCCGACTTCGGCTCCCGCGGCCGCGGCGGCACCTTCGACAGCAGGTCCGGCGGCGACCCCGCAGGCCATGGAACCGACCGCCTCCGCCCGCCCCCTCGACGGCCTGCTCGTCCTGGCGGGAGTGGTGGCGGGAGTGGCCGTACTGTGCCTGCTGCTGGTGGGTTCGCGCTCGGCGGCGAGGGAGGGCCGGGACTCTCCGTAG
- a CDS encoding DUF397 domain-containing protein has translation MNTELSWFKSSYSGTEGGACVEVALRPRAVHIRDSKLNPIGDGPELTVPASAWAEFVAYVGA, from the coding sequence GTGAACACCGAACTCTCCTGGTTCAAGTCGAGTTACAGCGGCACTGAGGGAGGCGCCTGCGTCGAGGTCGCCCTCCGCCCCCGCGCCGTCCACATACGAGACTCGAAGCTCAACCCCATCGGTGATGGCCCCGAGTTGACCGTCCCCGCCTCCGCGTGGGCGGAGTTCGTCGCGTACGTCGGGGCTTGA